From a single Hyalangium gracile genomic region:
- a CDS encoding MXAN_6230/SCO0854 family RING domain-containing protein, which yields MAPPELDVPGAVSATAALLLRKTSRVFVPTSRAASTPSLRGREGVRALETDLLALGYTLSGPLQDALAALTPETLAQVGRFVFDTLAEHLGRNRPFVPLFTNFPHSVPEDTHSFYMQRVLVWLFQEAEHPCIQCGNVTAVQALDPCAHVVCQSCFDPREYGACPICHRRVTAGQPYFQPVTHPSTQRLYVRREGRMTRLSLGTDLEAASREVMQRLLSRATVLRPDELDSVSTFVSHFRLKVLGWLPARIPVKETMAHVLGSLLRQEPEATADVLSGAASHLKTATDFLRVLVAWAGGNPDLTVRVPLESPPRPMRRAVLKAMEALPPLNLTEDVHRYPGLWKAMSGQLHVFERWRQHPNVALAFTTLRGTVLVPETDFGQAMLAQARAHPDDFLSRPVEGGVTLRFRSWSSRVEELLGRRDVSGALRLLRQRPGELLRRLDHVARTALVAGDGASQERELAASLEAVAPRAAPALLLTAAAHLRRRNAPFSRRIFFPKGEATHAWGTEDRRPLLSGDTIGQLVGPLERELLRRAERLPALPQALLDEALSDLLVPLAEKTASRALVAVPRGSVLDLPQGEHLRFFVHWTEPKQRRVDLDLSVALYDAKWWLVDLCDYTNLRLAGGGAVHSGDVTSGPAPIGGAEFLDVHTSALLARGVRYAVPVVFSFNSVPFDRMEDAFAGFMVRDGNGGRHFDASTVEQRFDLQGSAKISLPLVIDLEARKLCWVDVKVPTDDPYHSVDVSRGELAHFSKDALAYFGTGARPTLWELACLHAAARTRTVHVRRRNGRVAVLTRAPNEDAGRFLRRLRHLEDAREAPRLELGRAPTFFAGLSDEPSLPDGSEGYALRFRHTEAERVQRLAAGELVSALRP from the coding sequence CGCCACCGCGGCCCTGCTGCTGCGCAAGACGTCTCGCGTCTTCGTCCCCACCTCCCGCGCCGCCAGCACTCCCTCCCTCCGCGGACGCGAGGGCGTGCGCGCGCTCGAGACGGACCTGCTCGCGCTGGGCTACACGCTGTCCGGCCCGCTCCAGGACGCGCTCGCCGCGCTCACCCCGGAGACGCTCGCGCAGGTGGGCCGCTTCGTCTTCGACACGCTCGCGGAGCACCTGGGCAGGAACCGGCCCTTCGTGCCCCTGTTCACGAACTTCCCCCACAGCGTCCCGGAGGACACCCACTCGTTCTACATGCAGCGCGTGCTGGTGTGGCTCTTCCAGGAGGCCGAGCATCCCTGCATCCAGTGTGGGAACGTGACCGCGGTGCAGGCGCTCGACCCGTGCGCCCACGTCGTCTGCCAGAGCTGCTTCGACCCACGCGAGTACGGGGCGTGTCCCATCTGCCACCGGCGCGTGACTGCCGGCCAGCCCTACTTCCAGCCGGTGACCCACCCGTCCACCCAGCGTCTCTATGTGCGCCGCGAGGGACGCATGACGCGGCTGTCGCTCGGCACGGACCTCGAGGCCGCCTCGCGGGAGGTGATGCAGCGGCTGCTCTCGCGCGCCACCGTCCTTCGTCCGGACGAGCTCGACTCGGTGAGCACGTTCGTCTCCCACTTCCGGCTGAAGGTGCTCGGCTGGCTTCCCGCGCGCATCCCCGTGAAGGAGACGATGGCCCACGTCCTCGGCAGCCTGCTGCGGCAGGAGCCCGAGGCCACGGCCGACGTGCTGAGCGGAGCCGCCTCGCATCTGAAGACCGCGACGGACTTCCTCCGCGTGCTCGTCGCATGGGCCGGCGGGAACCCCGACCTGACGGTCCGGGTGCCCCTCGAGAGCCCTCCCCGCCCCATGCGGCGCGCGGTGCTGAAGGCCATGGAGGCGCTCCCGCCGCTGAACCTCACCGAGGACGTGCACCGCTACCCGGGCCTCTGGAAGGCCATGTCGGGGCAGCTCCACGTCTTCGAGCGCTGGCGGCAGCACCCGAACGTCGCGCTCGCCTTCACCACATTGCGCGGCACGGTGCTCGTGCCGGAGACGGACTTCGGGCAGGCAATGCTGGCCCAGGCCCGTGCCCATCCCGACGACTTCCTCTCGCGGCCCGTGGAGGGAGGCGTCACGCTGCGCTTCCGCTCGTGGAGCTCGCGGGTGGAGGAGCTGCTGGGCCGGCGTGACGTGAGCGGGGCGCTGCGGTTGCTGCGGCAGCGCCCGGGGGAGCTGCTGCGCAGGCTGGACCATGTGGCTCGCACGGCGCTCGTCGCGGGCGACGGTGCCTCCCAGGAGCGGGAGCTCGCCGCCAGCCTGGAGGCGGTGGCACCGCGAGCCGCGCCCGCGCTCCTCCTCACCGCCGCCGCGCACCTGCGCCGCCGGAACGCGCCCTTCTCCCGGCGAATCTTCTTCCCCAAGGGGGAGGCCACCCACGCCTGGGGCACCGAGGATCGACGGCCGCTCCTGTCCGGAGACACCATCGGCCAGCTCGTCGGCCCGCTGGAGCGCGAGCTGCTCCGGCGCGCGGAGCGGCTCCCTGCCCTGCCCCAGGCGCTGCTCGACGAGGCGCTCTCCGATCTGCTCGTCCCCCTGGCGGAGAAGACCGCGTCACGCGCGCTCGTGGCGGTGCCGCGCGGCAGCGTGCTGGACCTGCCTCAGGGCGAGCACCTGCGCTTCTTCGTGCACTGGACGGAGCCGAAGCAGCGGCGGGTGGACCTCGATCTGTCGGTGGCGCTCTACGACGCGAAGTGGTGGCTCGTGGACCTGTGTGACTACACGAACCTGCGCCTGGCGGGCGGCGGCGCCGTGCACTCCGGAGACGTCACCTCCGGCCCCGCCCCCATCGGAGGCGCCGAGTTCCTGGACGTGCACACCTCCGCGCTGCTGGCCAGGGGCGTGCGCTACGCGGTGCCGGTGGTCTTCTCCTTCAACAGCGTGCCCTTCGACCGCATGGAGGACGCCTTCGCGGGCTTCATGGTGCGCGACGGAAACGGCGGCCGCCACTTCGACGCGAGCACGGTGGAGCAGCGCTTCGATCTGCAGGGCAGCGCGAAGATCTCCCTGCCGCTCGTCATCGATCTCGAGGCGCGCAAGCTGTGCTGGGTGGATGTGAAGGTACCGACCGACGACCCCTACCACAGCGTGGATGTGTCTCGCGGCGAGCTGGCCCACTTCAGCAAGGACGCGCTGGCCTACTTCGGCACGGGTGCCAGACCGACCCTCTGGGAGCTCGCCTGTCTGCACGCGGCGGCGCGCACCCGAACGGTGCACGTGCGTCGCCGGAATGGACGGGTGGCCGTCCTCACCCGGGCTCCGAACGAGGACGCGGGCCGCTTCCTGCGGCGGCTTCGCCACCTGGAGGACGCCCGGGAGGCGCCGCGCTTGGAGCTGGGCCGTGCGCCCACCTTCTTCGCGGGCCTCTCGGACGAGCCGTCACTGCCCGACGGCAGCGAGGGCTATGCGCTCCGCTTCCGTCACACGGAGGCGGAGCGCGTCCAGCGGCTCGCGGCGGGGGAGCTGGTCTCTGCGCTGCGGCCGTAG